One genomic region from Pyrobaculum islandicum DSM 4184 encodes:
- a CDS encoding DUF99 family protein: MSHWTSLVQPRRDTRVLLPRLLQKNFKVVAIAESFSLEDGYSIYAGVLARRDGVVEEVAFDIATLGGTDGTESVSRILKAVLRPDVGLVMLDGCVVSFYNWIDGEELWKRFRKPVACYVFEEPEGRVEEAVRKLFTDWEKRVEAYRRLGPPVPYYMRSGYKIYVRAWGIDPIDAGRAAELCTKFGKMPEPLRIAKIVASGARQFLKTIRMKI, from the coding sequence AGGAGAGATACCCGCGTACTTCTCCCACGTCTTTTACAGAAGAACTTCAAGGTTGTAGCTATAGCGGAGAGCTTTAGTCTTGAAGACGGTTACTCAATATACGCGGGAGTTCTAGCGCGTAGAGATGGCGTAGTAGAAGAAGTGGCGTTTGACATAGCAACTCTAGGAGGCACAGACGGCACAGAGTCTGTCTCTAGGATTCTAAAGGCTGTGCTTAGGCCCGACGTCGGCTTAGTCATGTTAGACGGCTGTGTAGTCTCTTTCTACAACTGGATAGACGGTGAGGAGCTGTGGAAGAGATTTAGAAAGCCTGTAGCTTGTTACGTCTTCGAAGAACCCGAGGGGAGGGTGGAGGAGGCTGTGAGAAAGCTTTTTACAGACTGGGAGAAGAGAGTGGAGGCATACAGAAGATTAGGCCCGCCGGTGCCTTATTATATGCGAAGCGGCTATAAGATATATGTGAGGGCTTGGGGGATAGACCCAATAGATGCCGGAAGGGCGGCCGAGCTGTGTACAAAATTCGGCAAGATGCCAGAACCGCTCCGCATAGCTAAGATAGTAGCTAGCGGGGCTAGACAATTCTTAAAAACCATCCGTATGAAGATATGA
- a CDS encoding polyamine ABC transporter substrate-binding protein — protein MVTRRRFLVGVVAATVIVAVGGSLLFFTRRQETPPVTTKAPRGGHLAVYNYSYYIDKDLLVEFEKETGIKVIYQEFESGEEAYAALLRGGGGYDLIVVPDTYLKDVIKRGYVRKIDHGRLTNIGNIDLAFFENPNDPGLQHSVPYAFGTTGFAVNYYSMAVDVGRRLDSWSDLFDFDLLEKMKNRVAMLEEFIEPVMAAKYALGIDPNDWSQEAVDKVTDLLKRQKGYIRGYMGISQIVPAIAAGELWVSQIWSGDAATARDEFIKHAGEKNADKFEYVLPKPMTHRWVDFMVIPRDAKNIDAAYAFIDFLLRPENSARITKASYYPTALKRQLIEKYLDPDILQDPAVFPPEGAKLIYLNYTEEMIKAVEKISYAVKG, from the coding sequence ATGGTAACTAGGAGGAGGTTTCTCGTCGGCGTAGTTGCCGCTACTGTTATAGTTGCTGTAGGAGGCAGCCTTCTGTTTTTCACGCGTAGACAAGAGACGCCGCCGGTTACAACAAAGGCGCCGCGCGGTGGACACTTAGCTGTCTATAACTACTCTTATTACATAGATAAAGATCTGCTTGTCGAGTTTGAGAAAGAGACCGGCATCAAGGTGATATACCAAGAGTTTGAAAGCGGGGAGGAGGCCTACGCCGCTCTCCTCAGAGGTGGGGGTGGATACGATCTTATTGTAGTGCCAGACACGTACCTAAAGGACGTGATTAAGAGGGGCTACGTGAGGAAGATAGACCACGGCAGACTTACAAACATTGGCAATATTGATCTAGCGTTTTTCGAAAACCCAAATGACCCTGGCCTTCAACACTCTGTTCCCTACGCCTTTGGTACTACGGGCTTTGCTGTCAATTACTACTCCATGGCTGTAGACGTTGGCAGAAGGCTTGACAGTTGGAGCGACCTCTTTGACTTCGACCTATTAGAGAAGATGAAGAACAGAGTAGCCATGCTAGAGGAGTTTATAGAGCCTGTCATGGCGGCTAAATACGCCCTCGGGATAGATCCCAACGACTGGAGCCAGGAGGCGGTGGATAAGGTGACGGATCTTCTAAAGAGACAGAAAGGCTACATCAGGGGGTACATGGGGATAAGCCAGATCGTGCCGGCTATAGCCGCCGGCGAGCTGTGGGTTTCGCAAATCTGGAGCGGAGACGCTGCCACAGCCCGCGACGAGTTTATTAAACACGCCGGCGAGAAAAACGCCGATAAGTTCGAGTACGTACTGCCAAAGCCCATGACGCACAGATGGGTCGACTTTATGGTCATCCCCCGCGACGCGAAAAACATCGACGCGGCATACGCCTTCATAGACTTCCTGCTTAGACCCGAGAACTCAGCCAGGATCACCAAGGCCTCCTACTACCCAACTGCGTTGAAGAGACAGCTAATAGAGAAATACCTCGATCCAGACATACTCCAAGATCCCGCAGTCTTTCCGCCTGAGGGGGCTAAGCTGATTTACCTAAACTACACGGAGGAGATGATTAAGGCGGTGGAGAAGATAAGCTACGCTGTTAAAGGCTAA
- a CDS encoding MogA/MoaB family molybdenum cofactor biosynthesis protein, producing the protein MAHEEHRAKGQRVARFYIVTVSTSRYREKAEGRTPVDESGDLAEKMAREAGHQVVGRDLIPDDLYLIRRKTLELISREDVDIVVFTGGTGLTKTDVTIEAVRPLFEKEIEGFGDVFRYYSIQEVGTAAFLTRATGGIVGGKAIFLLPGSPNAVKVGMRIILAEVSHILYLIKQ; encoded by the coding sequence ATGGCTCACGAGGAGCATAGGGCTAAGGGGCAACGCGTCGCAAGGTTCTATATTGTGACTGTGAGTACCTCTAGATACCGGGAGAAGGCAGAGGGGCGTACCCCTGTGGACGAGTCTGGAGACCTGGCGGAGAAGATGGCTAGAGAGGCCGGACATCAGGTCGTCGGCAGAGACTTAATTCCAGACGACCTCTACCTAATAAGGCGTAAAACCTTGGAGCTTATCTCGCGGGAGGACGTAGACATAGTGGTGTTCACTGGCGGCACCGGCCTTACTAAGACCGACGTCACTATAGAGGCCGTGAGACCGCTGTTTGAAAAAGAGATAGAGGGCTTTGGCGATGTGTTTAGATATTACAGTATACAAGAGGTGGGGACTGCCGCCTTTTTAACAAGGGCGACTGGGGGCATAGTCGGCGGCAAGGCCATCTTCCTACTGCCGGGTTCCCCCAACGCGGTGAAAGTCGGCATGAGGATAATCTTGGCCGAGGTCTCCCACATCCTCTACCTAATCAAGCAATGA
- a CDS encoding CPBP family intramembrane glutamic endopeptidase: MSQCPRAYSARWDMGLLKVAVAVAFIAIAMVLILLKPPICITLYAGTAIYTAFIPAGLLVKWRLSKRFPLAFVVYFLSLLAAGAVVIAVPPIRAEYIELSRSQEKFFVEVLACPLGKILAVIQALALAPLVEEVVFRGIVFEEVKGRLGTTAAYLLSSILFAFLHKPGLGAVPIFIIALALAFAYNRYGLPASVLLHFIQNAAALWLSKAS; encoded by the coding sequence ATGAGCCAATGTCCGAGAGCCTACTCTGCCAGATGGGACATGGGCCTTCTGAAGGTGGCAGTCGCCGTAGCGTTTATCGCCATAGCGATGGTGTTGATATTATTAAAGCCACCTATCTGTATAACTCTATATGCTGGTACGGCGATATACACGGCGTTTATCCCAGCTGGGCTATTAGTTAAATGGAGGCTAAGCAAGAGGTTTCCTCTGGCTTTTGTGGTCTACTTCCTTTCTCTACTTGCAGCAGGGGCGGTAGTCATAGCTGTGCCCCCCATACGTGCTGAATATATAGAGTTGAGTAGATCACAAGAGAAGTTCTTTGTAGAAGTCTTGGCATGTCCCCTCGGCAAAATTCTGGCTGTGATCCAAGCTTTGGCGCTAGCCCCGTTGGTAGAGGAGGTAGTGTTTAGAGGAATTGTTTTTGAAGAAGTAAAAGGTAGGCTGGGTACAACTGCGGCTTATTTACTATCGTCTATTCTCTTCGCGTTTTTACATAAACCAGGTCTCGGCGCCGTGCCCATTTTTATTATAGCCCTAGCCCTTGCCTTTGCTTATAACAGATATGGACTACCCGCCTCTGTTTTACTACATTTTATACAAAACGCCGCCGCGCTATGGTTATCCAAAGCTAGTTAA
- the tmk gene encoding dTMP kinase, with product MAFVAIEGIDGSGKSTVILQLAEMLPKVYVTREPSGGPIGRLIKEWALKGGTIDPHVDALLFAADRIEHYKREIEPKVREGYIVISERYIESSIAYQGAAGVPIDFIKIINSAVPKADITIILDVDPEIAIARIKQRGDSEKYEHSAFLKRVREIYLQRAREEGYPVVDASRPPNVVAKDVAEIITQMLNYRKYKGGNSCVNRQQ from the coding sequence ATGGCATTTGTAGCAATAGAGGGCATCGACGGCTCGGGCAAAAGCACTGTAATTTTACAACTCGCAGAGATGTTACCTAAGGTCTATGTCACCAGAGAGCCCAGCGGAGGGCCTATTGGAAGATTAATAAAAGAATGGGCTTTAAAAGGCGGCACAATTGACCCACATGTAGATGCGTTACTTTTCGCCGCAGATAGAATAGAACACTATAAGAGAGAGATAGAGCCAAAGGTTAGAGAAGGATATATAGTAATCAGCGAACGATATATAGAATCTTCAATAGCATACCAAGGCGCAGCCGGCGTCCCTATAGACTTTATAAAGATTATAAATTCCGCAGTTCCCAAGGCAGACATCACAATAATACTTGACGTAGACCCAGAGATAGCTATAGCTCGTATAAAACAGAGGGGGGACTCAGAAAAGTACGAACACAGCGCCTTTTTAAAACGGGTACGCGAAATCTATCTCCAGAGGGCAAGAGAGGAGGGATACCCGGTTGTAGACGCGTCAAGGCCGCCCAACGTCGTTGCTAAAGACGTCGCTGAAATTATTACACAGATGTTAAACTATAGAAAATATAAAGGAGGTAATAGCTGCGTGAATAGACAACAATAG
- a CDS encoding NAD(P)/FAD-dependent oxidoreductase, with protein MVTQYLSRLRTLEKYVGDYDVVIVGAGPAGLFAALELAKAGGVRVALIDGGYRASQRRCPLQTPLEKCTFCVPCHIVYGIGGAGTLSSGLINLRPDVGGDLHELVGDWDKAMELINYIDKTFVEFGAPGAVYEPQMELIQRLSALAARVNARIIPIRQRHIGTDGSRAVVENITQYLEKAGVAIMYATWALEVEKGDNGLFTVKTTRGVLNARAVLLAPGRGGAEWLISQLKKLGASFSFGPIDIGVRVEVPYHVMKPLTDAIRDPKIILYTSKYDDKVRTFCTNPRGFVVKEVYADGTVGVNGETYLERKSENTNFAFLVTLRLTDPMEDTIEYGKSIAKLATKLGGGKPLIQRLYDLERGQRSTWDRIRRSSISPTLKDVTPGDISLALPHRVVEDIIEGLKKLDELAPGVASPQTLIYAPEIKYYSLRPVVDKNLMTTVPGLFVAGDGAGLSRGINVAAATGVLAARGILNYLGRA; from the coding sequence GTGGTCACCCAGTATCTCTCCCGTCTACGAACTCTTGAGAAATACGTCGGAGACTACGACGTTGTAATAGTAGGAGCAGGACCCGCCGGGTTATTCGCCGCGCTTGAGCTCGCAAAGGCAGGCGGAGTGAGAGTTGCATTAATAGACGGGGGGTATAGAGCATCACAGAGACGTTGTCCCCTCCAAACGCCCCTAGAGAAGTGTACTTTCTGCGTGCCTTGTCATATTGTCTACGGAATTGGGGGAGCCGGCACTTTGAGCTCCGGTCTCATAAATCTCAGACCAGACGTGGGAGGAGATCTTCACGAACTGGTTGGCGATTGGGACAAGGCAATGGAATTGATAAATTACATAGACAAGACCTTCGTAGAGTTTGGAGCGCCTGGAGCAGTCTACGAGCCACAAATGGAACTCATACAAAGGCTCTCTGCACTAGCGGCTAGAGTTAACGCCAGGATAATACCCATACGCCAGAGACATATTGGAACAGATGGGTCAAGAGCTGTCGTAGAGAATATAACCCAATACCTTGAAAAAGCAGGTGTGGCTATAATGTATGCCACATGGGCTCTTGAAGTTGAGAAAGGAGACAATGGGTTATTTACAGTAAAAACAACAAGAGGAGTTCTAAATGCCAGAGCCGTTCTTTTAGCGCCAGGCCGCGGCGGCGCCGAGTGGCTTATTTCTCAACTAAAGAAACTAGGCGCCTCGTTTAGCTTCGGCCCTATAGATATTGGAGTTAGAGTAGAAGTGCCTTACCACGTCATGAAGCCTCTTACAGACGCAATACGCGACCCTAAGATAATTCTCTACACTTCTAAATACGACGACAAGGTTAGAACATTTTGTACAAACCCCCGTGGTTTTGTAGTAAAAGAAGTATATGCAGACGGGACTGTTGGAGTAAATGGAGAGACCTATCTAGAGAGGAAAAGCGAAAATACAAACTTCGCCTTCTTAGTTACGCTCAGGCTTACAGACCCGATGGAAGATACTATAGAATATGGTAAATCTATAGCCAAGCTAGCCACTAAGCTGGGGGGCGGCAAGCCTCTTATACAACGTCTCTACGATTTAGAACGTGGACAGAGGTCTACCTGGGATAGAATCAGAAGATCTAGCATATCGCCGACTTTAAAAGATGTAACTCCCGGCGATATATCTCTGGCGTTGCCCCATAGAGTTGTAGAGGACATAATAGAGGGGCTTAAGAAACTTGACGAACTTGCGCCTGGCGTGGCAAGCCCCCAGACGCTTATCTACGCCCCTGAGATTAAATACTATTCGCTACGGCCTGTGGTAGATAAAAACCTCATGACGACAGTGCCCGGGCTTTTTGTAGCGGGAGACGGAGCTGGCCTTTCCAGAGGAATAAACGTAGCGGCCGCCACCGGCGTGTTGGCGGCAAGAGGGATTCTAAATTACCTAGGCCGAGCCTAA
- a CDS encoding adenylosuccinate synthetase — MLYVVVDGFFGDTGKGKVVAYLAQADSPALCVRTGAPNAGHTVVLGGQTVVLRSLPTCFVNQQTKLAVAPGALIKLDVFLLEVEKFGGGRTYVDYQTGVIEDKHVEMERQDEYLMKVVGSTGQGVGAAMVDRVLRRLKLARDFEILKPFLADVPTMIYENRGNGVIIEGTQGTFLSLYHGTYPYVTSRDVTASGVLSEAGVGPKAVDEVILVFKAYVTRVGAGPLPGELPPDEIERRGWAERGAVTGRPRRAAPFNIELAKRAVLLNTPTQIAITKVDVLFKDATSKTRWSDLPPEARKWVDELEETLKVPVTLIGTGPEPRHMVDLRREKGRL; from the coding sequence GTGCTTTATGTAGTAGTAGATGGGTTCTTTGGCGATACTGGAAAGGGCAAGGTAGTAGCTTATTTAGCTCAAGCAGATAGCCCAGCACTGTGTGTAAGAACCGGCGCGCCAAATGCTGGACATACTGTAGTTCTAGGGGGTCAGACTGTCGTGTTGAGGTCTCTTCCAACCTGTTTTGTAAACCAACAGACAAAGTTAGCTGTGGCGCCAGGCGCGCTCATAAAATTAGATGTATTTCTTCTTGAGGTTGAAAAATTCGGCGGTGGGAGGACATATGTCGATTATCAAACAGGGGTGATAGAAGATAAACATGTCGAGATGGAGAGACAAGACGAGTACCTCATGAAGGTTGTGGGCTCTACTGGGCAAGGCGTGGGCGCGGCGATGGTTGATAGAGTATTGAGAAGGCTGAAACTTGCGAGAGACTTCGAAATTCTTAAGCCCTTTTTGGCAGACGTACCAACTATGATATATGAAAACAGAGGTAATGGTGTGATTATTGAGGGTACTCAGGGAACTTTTCTATCTCTATATCACGGCACATATCCGTATGTCACAAGTAGAGATGTTACGGCAAGCGGAGTTTTAAGTGAGGCGGGCGTTGGGCCGAAGGCTGTAGACGAGGTCATATTGGTCTTTAAGGCATATGTCACTAGAGTAGGCGCAGGGCCTTTGCCAGGCGAGTTGCCGCCGGATGAAATAGAGAGGAGGGGCTGGGCAGAGAGGGGGGCTGTGACAGGTAGGCCGAGGAGAGCAGCTCCGTTTAATATAGAATTGGCAAAGAGAGCTGTGCTTCTCAATACGCCAACGCAAATAGCCATTACGAAGGTAGATGTGTTATTTAAAGATGCGACAAGCAAGACACGTTGGAGTGACTTGCCGCCGGAGGCGCGTAAGTGGGTTGATGAGCTAGAAGAGACGCTGAAAGTGCCAGTGACGCTTATAGGGACGGGACCCGAGCCGCGTCACATGGTTGATTTAAGGAGAGAGAAGGGGAGGTTGTGA